A DNA window from Arachis duranensis cultivar V14167 chromosome 3, aradu.V14167.gnm2.J7QH, whole genome shotgun sequence contains the following coding sequences:
- the LOC107479409 gene encoding uncharacterized protein LOC107479409 — protein sequence MNFELPRRFILLLTLTPYDGLGDPKRFLEKFRSIMIVNGASDTVFCHCFPNYLDGPALDWLCTLPGQNESLKDYMTHFTKVAISIPDLHPEVHLHALKSGLRPGKSKKPSRLPNRKPLPGQIDIEELTQAWKSDKTYYRDEDKFNTKREDIIKEILNLKLIKPPRKAGTYQDTKNVDKSKYCAFHQKHGHTTDKCVVAKELLEWLARQGHLDKYIGGHIQRRTTPSTANTSSEQQNRGKEKASSSQYEQHRGIINCISRGYTSGGSPNSAKKQSFRAIYSVDRPQHEPQIAAQFLQMTFTHGDFDSNIQNLNDPVVITLQLGDSLVRKDEHVVTIHGDHKEARQCYNISMRPPSRSKQLQVNNVHLSANSSTLADLDPRADFLERPMPTGTTISTVEQNVIKAFLQEQADLFAWTPSDMPGIDP from the exons ATGAACTTCGAACTACCACGAAGATTCATCCTACTACTGACCCTTACACCTTATGATGGGCTCGGAGACCCAAAAAGGTTCCTCGAGAAATTTCGATCAATAATGATCGTTAACGGTGCATCTGACACTGTTTTTTGCCATTGTTTTCCGAATTATTTAGATGGTCCTGCACTTGATTGGCTTTGTACTTTGCCT GGACAAAATGAGAGCCTGAAGGACTATATGACTCACTTTACGAAAGTCGCCATAAGCATACCAGACCTCCACCCCGAGGTCCATCTACATGCCCTCAAAAGTGGACTCCGACCTGGGAAGTCCAAGAAACCATCGCGGTTGCCAAACCGAAAACCCTTGCCGGGTCAAATTGATATCGAGGAGCTCACACAAGCTTGGAAGTCTGACAAAACGTACTACAGAGACGAAGATAAG TTCAACACCAAGCGAGAAGACATAATCAAAGAGAtcctaaatttaaaattgattaagcCACCAAGGAAGGCCGGTACATATCAAGATACAAAGAACGTAGACAAGTCTAAATACTGCGCTTTCCACCAGAAGCATGGTCATACCACTGACAAATGTGTGGTGGCAAAAGAACTCTTGGAATGGCTAGCTCGGCAAGGCCACCTTGACAAGTACATTGGAGGTCACATCCAAAGACGTACCACACCTTCCACAGCCAATACTTCGTCCGAACAACAAAACCGAGGAAAGGAGAAGGCATCCTCAAGCCAATATGAACAACATCGAGGTATAATTAATTGTATTTCAAGAGGATACACCAGTGGAGGATCACCAAACTCGGCTAAAAAGCAATCTTTTCGGGCAATATACTCGGTAGATAGACCACAGCATGAACCTCAAATCGCGGCCCAATTTCTACAAATGACATTTACACACGGGGATTTTGATTCCAATATTCAGAATCTGAATGACCCTGTGGTTATCACTCTTCAATTAGGAGATTCATTGGTGAGGAAG GACGAACATGTTGTCACAATCCACGGAGATCATAAAGAAGCACGACAGTGCTACAACATCAGCATGAGGCCTCCAAGCCGTTCAAAACAACTTCAGGTCAACAATGTCCACCTCAGCGCTAATAGCTCGACATTAGCCGACCTAGACCCTAGAGCCGACTTTCTTGAAAGACCTATGCCAACAG GTACAACAATAAGTACAGTGGAACAAAATGTGATAAAAGCCTTTCTACAAGAgcaagccgacctctttgcatggacaCCTTCTGACATGCCCGGCATCGACCCATAA